A section of the Babesia microti strain RI chromosome I, complete genome genome encodes:
- a CDS encoding conserved Plasmodium protein, unknown function (overlaps_old_locusTagID:BBM_I01570), producing the protein MLSIIYIALLFNNYACGFFTNNSSTPIITRVFDLGAKKSLINVKTKSNQKIKFSEEPKLTIPLTSESINKIKVSSRKRQEMPILFDHLSNRLIKLMYEKDLETFNEKKQQREKLNQWRIRPHPKRLAPILYRLGDEVLGRVAKIYPTYALVDVGSTCYGILHARDISDDWTPDVKSALKLGMDYRVVVTGIDEKGRSLRLTMRQGQIERVKKLVDAFKNLTLNESIISKNVIADTEASVDTSISTDVSSVADEKIKVKLHVPPCVSPFPYPYKIYKLENRKQPHEYQINEIVFGRVTRYTGMGCFVDIGATVDAFLHYKDARLLLPERKKRLDLKVGNYLDKLYIKHINAARNRIGVTFKTFEEDLEERVVSGKDTIEEQVGYPNTPLYNECLQNFANYVEFLKLSGLFDGFLKEIGGTRDSSLKYLAYLTNLHNQKLLKEDQMTLRVERFTPKRTSDGKPDPRFAYRKINIKTKKGRNEFKDRYNSLGDEILKLDSALIYPDKKSIYQTGEASVWNNEVSTPLNERTCKYYFGNLNEQIKHALDVVQGNSLDKIDVNWLDNQNLLDNFRMLKEIFETNLTNSVNTDDVLGRDNMALTEDIISLRMKHKQDLKLQNDDKVNPVEQILNEVTKKHDADSQDNSNIIIDNNTRKSISLDYADAQTKKYEEFRSKSLTPKLENSQTKNSSNLIRNKVRNEKDLDLKDLVDLTNKLDNLKPEQVLDLINSMEDVCAQEPELAAGLEQLKIVAKNAMQGNLTPPVQIKSEDINDNFLDETSQQLLSNAIAYNAKRPPGEKMNLELAKKALIPPDPTKYIPKGSEIEGCWCILQDLLKITRFNRMLDRFNISTEQPPEKLIREISRIVPNLVQKRIDMDRKLNFNYTEDHQEEISKIPL; encoded by the exons TACCACTTACAAGTGAAAGTATAAACAAGATTAAAGTTAGCTCTCGGAAGCGACAGGAAATGCCGATCCTTTTTGA CCACTTGAGCAACAGACTGATTAAACTGATGTATGAGAAGGATTTGGAGACGTTCAATGAGAAGAAGCAACAAAGGGAAAAGTTAAATCAGTGGAGAATAAGGCCGCATCCAAAGCGACTGGCTCCCATATTATACAGATTAGGAGATGAAGTTTTGGGGAGAGTAGCTAAAATATACCCTACCTATGCATTAGTTGATGTTGGTTCTACTTGCTATGGCATTTTACATGCAAGGGATATTTCAGACGATTGGACTCCTGACGTTAAATCTGCGCTTAAACTAG gaatGGATTACCGGGTTGTAGTTACTGGCATTGATGAAAAAGGCCGATCGCTCAGGCTCACAATGAGACAGGGTCAGATTGAAAGGGTTAAAAAGTTGGTTGACGCTTTCAAGAATTTGACACTGAACGAATCAATCATTTCcaaaaatgttattgcAGATACTGAAGCGTCGGTTGATACTAGTATATCAACTGACGTATCTAGTGTTGCTGATGAAAAAATAAAGGTCAAATTACACGTTCCCCCATGCGTATCACCCTTCCCTTACCCCTACAAGATTTATAAACTAGAGAATCGAAAACAACCACATGAGTACCAG AtcaatgaaattgtatttgGGAGGGTAACCAGATACACTGGAATGGGTTGTTTTGTGGATATAGGGGCCACGGTAGATGCTTTTCTCCATTAC AAAGATGCGAGGCTGCTTTTACCTGAGAGGAAGAAGAGATTGGATTTGAAGGTTGGGAATTACCTGGATAAGTTGTACATCAAACACATAAATGCAGCGCGTAATAG AATTGGGGTAACATTTAAAACTTTTGAAGAAGATCTAGAGGAAAGAGTAGTTTCTGGCAAAGATACAATTGAGGAACAAGTTGGATACCCAAATACCCCGTTGTACAATGAATGTCttcaaaattttgccaATTATGTCGAGTTCCTCAAGCTTTCGGGTCTTTTTGACGGGTTTCTAAAGGAAATAGGAGGAACAAGGGATTCTTCATTGAAGTATTTGGCCTATCTCACAAACTTGCACAACCAGAAGTTGTTAAAGGAGGATCAAATGACTTTACGTGTGGAAAGATTTACCCCTAAGAGAACTTCCGATGGCAAACCAGATCCAAGATTTGCCTACAGGAAAATCAACATCAAGACCAAAAAGGGCAGGAACGAATTTAAAGATAGGTACAATAG CCTGGGCGATGAGATATTGAAGTTGGATAGTGCCCTGATATATCCAGACAAAAAGAGCATTTATCAGACAGGAGAGGCATCCGTTTGGAATAATGAAGTATCAACGCCACTAAATG AACGCACGTGCAAATATTACTTTGGCAATCTGAATGAACAGATAAAACACGCGTTGGATGTGGTACAGGGTAATTCattggataaaattgatgtaaattggctagataatcaaaatttgttagacAATTTTAGGATGCTTAAggaaatttttgaaactAATCTAACAAACAGTGTTAACACTGATGATGTATTAGGCCGTGACAACATGGCACTTACAGAAGATATAATTTCACTTAGAATGAAACATAAACAGGATTTAAAATTGCAGAATGATGATAAAGTTAATCCAGTAGAGCAGATATTGAATGAAGTTACAAAAAAACACGATGCTGATTCACAAGATAATAgcaatataattattgataataacaCTAGAAAGTCTATTAGTTTGGATTATGCTGATGCTCAGACCAAAAAGTATGAAGAGTTTAGGTCCAAATCATTAACTCCAAAATTGGAAAACAGTCAAACTAAAAATTCTAGTAATCTTATCAGGAACAAGGTACGGAATGAAAAGGATTTGGACCTCAAAGACCTGGTAGATCTAACTAACAAATTGGACAACTTAAAGCCCGAACAAGTGTTAGATTTGATAAACTCAATGGAAGATGTATG CGCGCAAGAGCCAGAATTGGCTGCTGGGTTGGAGCAATTGAAAATAGTGGCTAAAAATGCAATGCAGGGAAATCTCACACCACCTGTGCAGATAAAATCTGAAGATATCAACGATAATTTCCTGGACGAGACTTCGCAACAACTACTGAGTAACGCCATAGCCTACAATGCCAAGAGGCCCCCTGGggaaaaaatgaatttggaACTTGCAAAGAAGGCATTAATTCCACCAGATCCTACAAAATACATCCCCAAAGGATCGGAGATTGAAGGTTGTTGGTGTATTTTGCAGGATCTTCTCAAAATTACCCGTTTCAACCGCATGTTGGATAGGTTCAACATTTCAACTGAACAGCCCCCTGAGAAG TTGATTAGGGAAATATCAAGAATCGTACCTAATTTGGTACAGAAGAGGATCGACATGGACAGGAAGTTGAATTTCAACTACACTGAAGACCACCAGGAAGAGATATCAAAAATACCCCTTTGA